ttattgtgaaatcgatagggttgacccgtctcacacaTAAAGATTCGTAACACTGTATCACAAGAGCCCTACTCTTTTTATAAATCTCTGTTAAGTTAATTCAAAAGAATCTTTCATATAAAGTATTCATATCCATGACTCATATGAAGCCCAAATATTTGGCTATTCAAGCAAGAGCcttcatttatttattattactattagaTAAATTTGAAGcatgaatattaaattttttttttattccttTTGAAATACAAATGTTTCTCTCCAAGTACcatttttctataaataccattattttttaaaataaaacggAGCATAATAAATTAGTgagttgaaaaaaataataaatcataaattccaacattaactttaaaaaaattatctaatctcattatatatcatattaaatttttttatgtataaacatgaaattatattttacataaaattttaatttacgTACACACGTTGTGTGCAAATAAATAAACGTCAAAATCAAACCTGTCCCATAAATTCGATACGGTTCGATCGGAAAAATAAGATTTGAGTTTAGAGTTTTTGGGTACTTgtcataatattttttgtgataTATTATAGATAATGATATAGAActtaaatcaaattctaaatGAAACAAAAATATGTAATCAAGTGATATATAATTATGAGTAAGttttttgtgagatggtctcacgaatctttatctgtgagacgagtcaatcctaccgatattcacaataaaagttaatattcttaacataaaaaataatattttttcatggatgacccaaataatagatttgtctcacaaaatacgacccgcgagaccgtttcacacaagtttttgcatatAATTATTTGCCGGAGACTTTATGCCTTTTATCATATAATAAtcacatattattattattattattttatttaatcaacTTTTAAAATATGCTTAATTAATACTCAATTATCGTCTAACtcgataaattaaaattattaaacgtTATGGCCCCTAAACTTCCAATCTGATCTCCACCCAGTCAACTGCCCAAATAGAAGTAAACAAATCAAAACCCTAACCCCGTCCTTACCATCGAAAATGCAGCACCTCCCGCCGGATTCCGACCTGCCGTCGCTCGCCTCCATCAAGGTCCGCTCTTCATCCCCTCGCTTCCCACCTCCCACCACCCCTCTCTCCACTGAAACCCCTACCGCCAACGCCCAGCGCAAGATCGGCATCGCCGTCGATCTCAGCGATGAGTCCGCAATCGCCGTTAAATGGGCAGTCCATAATTACATCCGCCCAGGAGACGCCGTCATTCTGGTCCATGTCCGCCCCACCTCCGTCCTGTACGGCGCTGACTGGGGATCGGTTGATCTTTCTATAGTCGATGCTGGAAACGAGGAATCTCAACGAAAGCTTGAAGACGACTTTGACGCTTTTACCACCGCCAAGGCGTCTGATCTCGCACAGCCGCTTGTGGAGGCGCACATACCGTTTAAAATTCACATTGTGAAGGATCATGACCTCAAAGAGAGGCTTTGTCTGGAGGTTGAGAGGCTTGGATTGAGTGCCCTGATCACGGGGAGCAGGGGATTTGGTGCGGCGAAGAGGG
The sequence above is a segment of the Primulina tabacum isolate GXHZ01 chromosome 6, ASM2559414v2, whole genome shotgun sequence genome. Coding sequences within it:
- the LOC142549070 gene encoding universal stress protein PHOS34-like — its product is MQHLPPDSDLPSLASIKVRSSSPRFPPPTTPLSTETPTANAQRKIGIAVDLSDESAIAVKWAVHNYIRPGDAVILVHVRPTSVLYGADWGSVDLSIVDAGNEESQRKLEDDFDAFTTAKASDLAQPLVEAHIPFKIHIVKDHDLKERLCLEVERLGLSALITGSRGFGAAKRGHNGRLGSVSDYCVRHCVCPVVVVRYPDEKDIEEGIHPVVSVGTAEQFEEEKQVDHAVADDRKDS